The genomic interval TGGCTGTTTGATAGCTCCTCCCCGCTCCCCCGGTTTTTTTTGCCTATGTCGGATAGTCTAAAAAGCATTCTAACAAAAATTTTTTCAATATTCCAAAGCATTGGGGGTCAGTTCCCATATCCTCAGGTTTTTCGCATTTTTGCCCTATGAGGGACGATGGGTAATTGGTAAAGTACGGTAATAAAAAAAATGTGAGAAAATGGGAACTGACCCCCAGGAGGAAGAATGGAAAGAAGCATCGAGATGTACCGGTGGCACTACAGAGTGCTCGCCGACGCCTGTGCGCAGGGCCTGCAGAAGAACCGGTTCGGCGCGAGAGTGTTCGACACCATCGACGAGGCGAGGAGCGCGATCATCAAAGAGTGCGAGGAGGCCGGCTCCATCGGGTTCGGCGGCTCCCTGACCGTTGCGGCCCTGAAGATCCGCCAGGCGATGAAGGAGAAGGGCAAGGAGCTGCTCAACCACGGCCTGCCGGGACTGACCCCGGAGGAGCGGCAGGAGATCCGCCTGGGCCAGCTCACCTGCGACCTCTTCCTCACCTCGACGAACGCGGTGACCCTCGACGGGAAGCTGGTGAACATCGACGGGACGGGAAACCGGGTCAACGCAATGGCCTTCGGGCCGAAAAGGGTGGTCGTCGTTGCAGGCGGAAACAAGATCGTGAAGGATGCCGAAAGCGGCGTGAGAAGGATAAAGGATTTTGTCGCACCCATGAACGCGAAGCGCCTCGGGTACGGGACCCCCTGCGCCGTGACGGGGATATGCGCCGACTGCGACTCCCCCCAGCGGATCTGCAACGTGGTGACGATCATGGAGAAGAAACCGTCGGCCTCTGCCGTAGAGGTGTTCCTGGTGTGCGAGGCACTGGG from Deltaproteobacteria bacterium carries:
- a CDS encoding lactate utilization protein encodes the protein MERSIEMYRWHYRVLADACAQGLQKNRFGARVFDTIDEARSAIIKECEEAGSIGFGGSLTVAALKIRQAMKEKGKELLNHGLPGLTPEERQEIRLGQLTCDLFLTSTNAVTLDGKLVNIDGTGNRVNAMAFGPKRVVVVAGGNKIVKDAESGVRRIKDFVAPMNAKRLGYGTPCAVTGICADCDSPQRICNVVTIMEKKPSASAVEVFLVCEALGL